The Miltoncostaea oceani genome includes a region encoding these proteins:
- a CDS encoding inorganic phosphate transporter codes for MAEDLILIVVVATALAFDFTNGFHDTGNATAASIATGALRPRIAVGFSALLNVVGAFLSLEVAKTIAGGIVDAGAITLTIVFAGLLGAILWNLVTWLLGLPSSSSHALIGGVVGATLAALGTDAVNGTAIVQKVVVPAFLAPVIAGVVAILAVRLATRLTHRAPKAGAERGFKRGQVASAGLISLAHGTNDAQKTMGIITLALVAHGTIGADSGVPTWVVLSAALAIGAGTYMGGWRIIRTMGTRLTDITPPQGFSSDTSAATVILTSSHFGFPLSTTHVASGAIMGSGVGAPGAHVRWRVAGRMALAWAITLPAAGLTAAGMYGIAAGIGGNAGIAVVAVIAGTASAAIWLASRRDRVHAGNVTDAGPPPPIAVVTTDAEEARDEGPAMAGAA; via the coding sequence ATGGCCGAGGACCTCATCCTGATCGTCGTGGTCGCAACCGCGCTCGCGTTCGACTTCACCAACGGATTCCACGACACCGGGAACGCCACGGCCGCATCCATCGCGACGGGTGCGCTCCGGCCACGGATCGCGGTCGGCTTCTCCGCCCTCCTGAACGTCGTCGGCGCGTTCCTCTCCCTCGAGGTCGCGAAGACCATCGCCGGGGGCATCGTCGACGCCGGCGCCATCACGCTGACGATCGTCTTCGCCGGCCTCCTCGGCGCGATCCTCTGGAACCTCGTGACCTGGCTCCTCGGGTTGCCGTCGAGCTCGTCGCACGCCCTGATCGGGGGCGTCGTCGGCGCGACCCTCGCGGCCCTCGGGACCGACGCCGTCAACGGGACCGCCATCGTCCAGAAGGTCGTCGTCCCGGCGTTCCTCGCGCCGGTCATCGCCGGCGTCGTCGCGATCCTCGCCGTCCGCCTCGCGACCCGCCTGACGCACCGCGCCCCGAAGGCCGGCGCCGAGCGCGGCTTCAAGCGGGGCCAGGTGGCCTCCGCCGGGCTCATCTCCCTCGCCCACGGGACGAACGACGCCCAGAAGACGATGGGGATCATCACCCTCGCCCTCGTCGCCCACGGCACGATCGGCGCCGACTCCGGCGTCCCCACGTGGGTCGTCCTGTCCGCGGCGCTCGCGATCGGCGCGGGCACCTACATGGGCGGCTGGCGGATCATCCGCACGATGGGGACGCGCCTCACGGACATCACCCCGCCGCAGGGCTTCTCCTCCGACACCTCCGCGGCGACCGTCATCCTCACGTCGTCGCACTTCGGCTTCCCGCTCTCCACCACCCACGTGGCGTCGGGGGCGATCATGGGGTCCGGCGTCGGCGCCCCCGGCGCCCACGTGCGCTGGAGGGTCGCGGGGCGCATGGCCCTCGCGTGGGCGATCACCCTCCCCGCCGCGGGCCTCACCGCCGCGGGCATGTACGGCATCGCCGCCGGCATCGGCGGCAACGCCGGCATCGCGGTCGTCGCCGTGATCGCCGGCACGGCCTCCGCCGCGATCTGGCTCGCGTCGCGTCGCGACCGGGTGCACGCCGGCAACGTCACCGACGCCGGCCCGCCGCCGCCCATCGCCGTCGTCACCACCGACGCCGAGGAGGCCCGCGACGAGGGCCCGGCGATGGCCGGGGCGGCGTGA
- a CDS encoding Lhr family helicase — protein MSTSAPARGGDPALSPFHPLVREWFEAAFAEPTTAQRLGWPPIAAGANSLILAPTGSGKTLAAFLWALNGIVADRLAGREPARLLYLSPLKALNYDVERNLRGPLAGIAAVAERQGLEPPEISVAVRTGDTPQRERQRMLRTPPDILITTPESLYLLLTSRGVDILGGIRAVIIDEIHAVAGTKRGAHMALSLERLQRVVEADGGELQRIGLSATQRPLSEIARFLGGQAADGTPRPVEIVDAGAAKELDIEVIVPVDDMRELGEFESPPGELSDVAGSENRRRSIWPAMYPELLKLVRAHRSTLIFVNNRRLAERLALRLNELAEEEIARAHHGSLAREQRTLIEEELKAGRLPALVATSSLELGIDMGAVDLVIQVESPRSVSRGMQRIGRAGHQVGAPSRGRVFPKYRGDLLECAAVVERMGRGAIEETHVPRLPLDVLAQQLVAICSGDEAWDVDDLEALAKGAYPFAELSREQLEGVLDMLAGRYPSDEFAELRPRVVWDRTAGTVRGRDGSRALAVQNAGTIPDRGLYAVVLPDGARVGELDEEMVYEARSGQTFMLGASTWRIEEITRDRVIVTPAPGAPGAVPFWKGEGMGRPYELGEAVGRLARELVTAGPEVAQARLRAESSFDERAARNLVAYLEDQALATGTVPSDRAIVVERFRDEIGDWRLCLLTPFGARVHAPWALAIGARIRAETGQEAHTIWGDDGIALHLPDADEAPSPDIAMISPDELEELVLGELAGTALFGARFRENAARALLIPRRRPGRRTPLWQQRLKASSLLQVARRFGSFPVILETYRECLNDWFDLPSLRGVLTRIQSRELAVVEVETSTASPFAGSLLFEYVASYMYEDDTPVAERRAQALSLNRDLLRELLGQEELRDLIDPGALETLEADLQGLSDRGRARGPDGLHDLLRRIGDLTEAEIAERITEPASAGAWVESLISERRATRMRIGGEQRVIAAEDAGRYRDGLGGMPPSGLPEAFLETVPDALRTIVARYARSHGPFHAVDVGDRYALPAGVLEAPLATLEADGTLVLGELRPGGSGREWCDAEVVRRLRRASLAALRREIEPAEPRALGRFLPDWQRVDRPGGTHGVEALRDALGALQGLALPPAQWEAEVFPRRVTGYAPAALDELAARGEIVWVGAGAGGVGGGRVALYFRDDAPLLGAPPVDPAPEGPVADGLRAALASGASFWEDLLAAGEATREDVFTALWALVWAGEVTNDLWLPLRAARRLPAPQRASGIGSRRRLGARRAAPSAVAGRWSLADRLFRGDVDPAERRRATAELLAQRHGVLTRSAVLSEGVPGGYSGVYPALTELETLGTVRRGYFVDGLGGAQFAMPGAVERMRDLRDAPLDEEPRILVLGAADPAQPYGAAAPWPKREGATRSPSRVFGAQVVLVDGAPALYLERGGRGLLTFDAPDERALERAVPALADWIRADRRRRATIERVDGEPVFGTPVERLLLEAGFRTDLRGLVLRA, from the coding sequence GTGAGCACGTCGGCGCCGGCGCGGGGGGGTGACCCCGCCCTCTCCCCCTTCCACCCGCTGGTGCGCGAGTGGTTCGAGGCCGCCTTCGCGGAGCCGACGACCGCCCAGCGGCTGGGGTGGCCGCCGATCGCCGCCGGCGCGAACTCGCTGATCCTCGCGCCGACGGGATCCGGCAAGACCCTCGCCGCGTTCCTCTGGGCGTTGAACGGCATCGTCGCCGACCGCCTCGCGGGACGCGAGCCCGCGCGCCTGCTGTACCTCTCGCCCCTCAAGGCGTTGAACTACGACGTTGAGCGGAACCTGCGCGGCCCCCTCGCCGGCATCGCCGCCGTCGCCGAGCGGCAGGGCCTGGAGCCGCCGGAGATCTCCGTCGCCGTCCGCACGGGCGACACCCCCCAGCGCGAGCGGCAGCGGATGCTCCGCACCCCGCCCGACATCCTCATCACCACCCCCGAGAGCCTCTACCTGCTGCTCACCTCCCGCGGCGTGGACATCCTCGGCGGCATCCGCGCGGTCATCATCGACGAGATCCACGCCGTCGCCGGCACCAAGCGCGGCGCGCACATGGCGCTCAGCCTGGAGCGCCTGCAGCGGGTCGTGGAGGCCGACGGCGGTGAGCTCCAGCGCATCGGCCTCTCCGCCACCCAGCGCCCCCTCTCCGAGATCGCCCGGTTCCTCGGCGGCCAGGCCGCCGACGGGACGCCGCGACCCGTGGAGATCGTCGACGCCGGCGCCGCGAAGGAGCTCGACATCGAGGTGATCGTCCCCGTCGACGACATGCGCGAGCTCGGGGAGTTCGAGTCCCCGCCCGGCGAGCTGTCGGACGTCGCGGGGTCCGAGAACCGCCGCCGGTCGATCTGGCCCGCCATGTACCCCGAGCTGCTGAAGCTCGTCCGGGCGCACCGCTCGACGCTGATCTTCGTGAACAACCGCCGCCTCGCGGAGCGCCTCGCGCTGCGCCTCAACGAGCTGGCGGAGGAGGAGATCGCCCGCGCCCACCACGGCAGCCTCGCCCGCGAGCAGCGGACCCTGATCGAGGAGGAGCTGAAGGCGGGGCGCCTGCCCGCCCTCGTGGCGACGAGCAGCCTCGAGCTCGGCATCGACATGGGCGCCGTCGACCTCGTGATCCAGGTCGAGAGCCCGCGCAGCGTGTCGCGCGGCATGCAGCGGATCGGCCGGGCGGGGCACCAGGTCGGCGCCCCCAGCCGCGGCCGCGTCTTCCCCAAGTACCGCGGCGACCTGCTCGAGTGCGCGGCGGTCGTCGAGAGGATGGGCCGCGGCGCGATCGAGGAGACCCACGTCCCCCGCCTGCCGCTCGACGTGCTCGCCCAGCAGCTCGTGGCGATCTGCTCCGGCGACGAGGCGTGGGACGTCGACGACCTGGAGGCGCTCGCGAAGGGGGCGTACCCGTTCGCCGAGCTGTCGCGCGAGCAGCTCGAGGGCGTCCTCGACATGCTCGCCGGGCGGTACCCGTCGGACGAGTTCGCCGAGCTGCGCCCCCGCGTGGTGTGGGACCGCACCGCCGGGACGGTCCGGGGACGCGACGGCTCGCGGGCGCTCGCCGTCCAGAACGCCGGCACCATCCCCGACCGCGGCCTCTACGCCGTCGTCCTCCCCGACGGCGCCCGGGTGGGCGAGCTCGACGAGGAGATGGTCTACGAGGCGCGCAGCGGCCAGACGTTCATGCTCGGGGCGTCGACCTGGCGCATCGAGGAGATCACCCGTGACCGGGTGATCGTCACCCCCGCCCCGGGGGCTCCCGGCGCGGTGCCGTTCTGGAAGGGCGAGGGCATGGGCCGTCCGTACGAGCTGGGCGAGGCCGTCGGACGCCTCGCCCGCGAGCTCGTCACCGCGGGCCCCGAGGTCGCCCAGGCGCGCCTGCGCGCCGAGAGCTCGTTCGACGAGCGGGCGGCCCGCAACCTCGTCGCCTACCTCGAGGACCAGGCGCTCGCGACGGGGACGGTGCCGAGCGACCGCGCCATCGTGGTGGAGCGCTTCCGCGACGAGATCGGCGACTGGCGGCTCTGCCTGCTGACGCCGTTCGGGGCGCGGGTGCACGCCCCGTGGGCCCTCGCCATCGGCGCCCGCATCCGCGCGGAGACGGGCCAGGAGGCCCACACGATCTGGGGCGACGACGGCATCGCGCTCCACCTGCCCGACGCCGACGAGGCGCCCTCCCCGGACATCGCGATGATCTCGCCGGACGAGCTCGAGGAGCTCGTGCTCGGCGAGCTGGCCGGCACCGCGTTGTTCGGGGCCCGCTTCCGCGAGAACGCCGCCCGCGCGCTCCTCATCCCCCGTCGCCGGCCGGGACGCCGGACGCCCCTCTGGCAGCAGCGCCTGAAGGCGTCGTCGCTGCTGCAGGTCGCCCGGCGGTTCGGCAGCTTCCCGGTGATCCTCGAGACGTACCGCGAGTGCCTCAACGACTGGTTCGACCTCCCGAGCCTGCGCGGCGTGCTGACCCGGATCCAGTCGCGGGAGCTGGCGGTGGTGGAGGTCGAGACGTCGACGGCGTCGCCGTTCGCGGGCTCCCTGCTGTTCGAGTACGTCGCGTCGTACATGTACGAGGACGACACGCCGGTCGCGGAGCGGCGCGCGCAGGCCCTGTCGCTGAACCGGGACCTCCTCCGCGAACTGCTCGGCCAGGAGGAGCTGCGCGACCTGATCGACCCCGGCGCCCTCGAGACGCTCGAGGCCGACCTGCAAGGCTTGTCCGACCGCGGCCGCGCCCGCGGACCCGACGGGCTGCACGACCTGCTGCGCCGCATCGGCGACCTGACCGAGGCGGAGATCGCCGAGCGGATCACCGAGCCCGCGTCCGCCGGCGCGTGGGTGGAGTCGCTGATCTCCGAGCGCCGCGCCACCCGGATGCGGATCGGCGGGGAGCAGCGGGTCATCGCCGCCGAGGACGCCGGGCGGTACCGCGACGGCCTCGGCGGCATGCCGCCCTCCGGCCTGCCCGAGGCGTTCCTCGAGACGGTCCCCGACGCGCTGCGGACCATCGTCGCGCGGTACGCCCGTTCGCACGGGCCGTTCCACGCGGTCGACGTCGGCGACCGGTACGCGCTGCCGGCCGGCGTGCTGGAGGCGCCGCTCGCGACGCTCGAGGCCGACGGCACCCTGGTGCTCGGCGAGCTGCGGCCCGGCGGGTCGGGGCGGGAGTGGTGCGACGCCGAGGTGGTGCGGCGCCTGCGCCGCGCGAGCCTCGCGGCCCTCCGCCGGGAGATCGAGCCGGCCGAGCCGCGGGCCCTCGGGCGGTTCCTGCCGGACTGGCAGCGCGTGGACCGCCCCGGCGGCACCCACGGGGTCGAGGCCCTCCGCGACGCGCTCGGCGCCCTCCAGGGCCTCGCGCTCCCCCCGGCGCAGTGGGAGGCCGAGGTCTTCCCGCGCCGCGTGACGGGGTACGCGCCCGCGGCGCTCGACGAGCTGGCGGCGCGGGGCGAGATCGTCTGGGTCGGCGCGGGCGCCGGCGGGGTGGGCGGCGGACGCGTCGCGTTGTACTTCCGCGACGACGCGCCCCTGCTGGGGGCGCCCCCCGTCGACCCGGCGCCGGAGGGCCCGGTCGCCGACGGGCTGCGCGCCGCCCTGGCGTCGGGGGCGAGCTTCTGGGAGGACCTGCTCGCGGCGGGCGAGGCGACCCGCGAGGACGTCTTCACGGCGCTGTGGGCGCTGGTGTGGGCGGGCGAGGTGACCAACGACCTGTGGCTGCCGTTGCGGGCGGCGCGGCGCCTCCCCGCGCCGCAGCGGGCGAGCGGCATCGGGTCGCGGCGGCGGCTCGGTGCGCGCCGGGCGGCGCCGTCCGCCGTCGCCGGGCGGTGGTCGCTGGCCGACCGCCTCTTCCGCGGGGACGTCGACCCGGCCGAGCGGCGGCGGGCGACCGCGGAGCTGCTCGCCCAGCGCCACGGGGTGCTCACCCGCTCGGCGGTGCTGAGCGAGGGCGTGCCGGGCGGCTACTCCGGCGTGTACCCGGCGCTGACCGAGCTGGAGACGCTCGGCACGGTGCGGCGGGGGTACTTCGTGGACGGCCTCGGCGGCGCCCAGTTCGCGATGCCCGGCGCGGTCGAGCGGATGCGCGACCTGCGCGACGCCCCGCTCGACGAGGAGCCGCGCATCCTGGTGCTCGGCGCCGCCGACCCGGCGCAGCCCTACGGGGCGGCGGCGCCGTGGCCGAAGCGCGAGGGGGCCACCCGGTCGCCGTCGCGCGTGTTCGGCGCGCAGGTGGTGCTGGTGGACGGGGCCCCGGCGCTCTACCTGGAGCGCGGGGGCCGCGGGCTGCTCACGTTCGACGCCCCCGACGAGCGGGCGCTCGAGCGGGCGGTGCCGGCACTGGCCGACTGGATCCGCGCCGACCGCCGCCGCCGCGCCACGATCGAGCGGGTCGACGGGGAGCCGGTGTTCGGGACGCCGGTCGAGCGGCTGCTGCTGGAGGCCGGGTTCCGGACCGACCTGCGCGGGCTGGTGCTGCGGGCCTGA
- a CDS encoding fructosamine kinase family protein: MSPLPPAVSAAVAAALGAAPADAVPVGGGSINHAARVTLADGRTVFVKHHPGAPPGAFAAEAHGLAWLAAAGALRTPEVLGVGEEPGARFLALEWIAPATPVDRRGAGATPAERFGRGLAALHRYGAPSFGLDRDNTIGPLPQSNTPCDTWAAFLAERRLLPLTRMAVDGGGLGPATARAIEALAGRLPDLCGPPEPPARLHGDLWSGNAILDADGGPVILDPAVHGGHREVDLAMMRLFGGFPPATFAAYAEDHPLAPGHEDRVELFQLHPLLVHVVLFGGGYAASVERVVRRYA; this comes from the coding sequence GTGAGCCCGCTCCCGCCCGCGGTCTCCGCCGCCGTCGCCGCGGCGCTCGGCGCGGCCCCCGCCGACGCCGTGCCGGTGGGCGGCGGCAGCATCAACCACGCCGCCCGCGTCACCCTCGCCGACGGGCGGACGGTCTTCGTGAAGCACCACCCCGGCGCCCCGCCCGGCGCGTTCGCCGCCGAGGCCCACGGACTGGCGTGGCTCGCCGCGGCCGGCGCGCTCCGCACCCCGGAGGTCCTCGGGGTCGGCGAGGAGCCGGGCGCACGGTTCCTCGCGCTCGAGTGGATCGCCCCCGCCACCCCGGTGGACCGCCGCGGCGCCGGCGCGACGCCCGCCGAGCGGTTCGGGCGCGGCCTCGCCGCGCTCCACCGGTACGGCGCCCCGTCCTTCGGGCTCGACCGCGACAACACGATCGGGCCCCTGCCCCAGTCGAACACCCCGTGCGACACGTGGGCGGCGTTCCTCGCCGAGCGGCGGCTGCTGCCCCTGACGCGGATGGCGGTGGACGGGGGCGGGCTGGGGCCGGCGACGGCCCGGGCGATCGAGGCGCTGGCCGGCCGGCTCCCGGACCTCTGCGGCCCCCCGGAGCCGCCCGCCCGGCTGCACGGCGACCTGTGGTCGGGCAACGCGATCCTCGACGCCGACGGCGGTCCGGTGATCCTCGACCCCGCCGTCCACGGAGGCCACCGCGAGGTCGACCTGGCGATGATGCGCCTCTTCGGCGGCTTCCCCCCCGCGACGTTCGCGGCGTACGCCGAGGACCACCCCCTCGCGCCCGGCCACGAGGACCGCGTCGAGCTGTTCCAGCTCCACCCGCTGCTCGTCCACGTCGTCCTCTTCGGCGGCGGCTACGCCGCCTCCGTGGAGCGCGTCGTCCGCCGGTACGCCTGA
- a CDS encoding low molecular weight protein-tyrosine-phosphatase yields MRALVEERGLGDRILIDSAGTGAWHAGHPPDGRATAEAAGRGILMDGRARQFTQDDFARFDLVLAMDAQNAADLRALAPDDAARDRVRLLRGYDPAAGPGDTQVPDPYYGGPDGFAEVFDMVDAACRGLLDHLLAGPLARA; encoded by the coding sequence ATGCGCGCGCTGGTGGAGGAGCGGGGCCTCGGCGACCGGATCCTGATCGACAGCGCCGGCACCGGCGCCTGGCACGCCGGTCACCCGCCCGACGGCCGGGCGACCGCGGAGGCCGCCGGGCGCGGGATCCTGATGGACGGCCGGGCGCGGCAGTTCACGCAGGACGACTTCGCGCGGTTCGACCTCGTCCTCGCGATGGACGCGCAGAACGCGGCCGACCTCCGCGCCCTCGCGCCCGACGACGCGGCCCGCGACCGGGTGCGGCTGCTCCGGGGATACGACCCCGCGGCGGGACCCGGCGACACGCAGGTCCCCGACCCGTACTACGGCGGGCCCGACGGCTTCGCCGAGGTCTTCGACATGGTCGACGCCGCGTGCCGCGGCCTGCTCGACCACCTGCTGGCGGGGCCGCTCGCGCGGGCGTGA
- a CDS encoding DNA-formamidopyrimidine glycosylase family protein: MPEGQVSHRNAIRFGAALTGRELVRVDAPDPRLADRGIPALLTGDRVTAAEAVGKHHLLRFASGRVLHSHLMMSGVWRLMPVGRPPRPGGMMLALWTSSHVAALYRCPNVRLLEPGEPLPRGLRATGPDLLDDAVDPAAATTAALARLEPTREVGEALMDQRVVAGIGNVYKSETCFLTGIDPWRPVGGLTAEEAAALGAEAARLLALGVSDRGPIRTWRPPDAPPWARERTWVYNRRGRPCRRCGTRIRSRGQGDANRTTYWCPTCQR; the protein is encoded by the coding sequence ATGCCGGAGGGACAGGTCAGCCACCGCAACGCGATCCGCTTCGGCGCGGCCCTCACGGGGCGGGAGCTCGTGCGGGTCGACGCACCCGACCCGCGGCTCGCCGACCGGGGCATCCCCGCCCTGCTGACGGGCGACCGGGTCACCGCCGCCGAGGCGGTCGGCAAGCACCACCTGCTGCGCTTCGCGAGCGGCCGCGTGCTGCACTCGCACCTGATGATGAGCGGGGTGTGGCGGCTCATGCCCGTCGGCCGCCCGCCGCGGCCCGGCGGCATGATGCTGGCCCTCTGGACGTCCTCGCACGTCGCGGCGCTGTACCGCTGCCCGAACGTCCGGCTGCTGGAGCCCGGCGAGCCGCTGCCCCGCGGCCTGCGGGCGACGGGACCGGACCTGCTCGACGACGCGGTCGACCCGGCCGCCGCGACGACCGCCGCCCTCGCGCGGCTGGAGCCGACCCGCGAGGTCGGGGAGGCGCTGATGGACCAGCGCGTCGTGGCGGGCATCGGGAACGTCTACAAGAGCGAGACGTGCTTCCTCACCGGCATCGACCCCTGGCGGCCGGTGGGCGGGCTGACCGCGGAGGAGGCGGCCGCCCTCGGCGCCGAGGCCGCGCGGCTGCTGGCGCTGGGCGTCAGCGACCGCGGGCCGATCCGCACCTGGCGGCCGCCCGACGCGCCGCCGTGGGCCCGCGAGCGCACCTGGGTCTACAACCGCCGGGGGCGTCCCTGCCGCCGCTGCGGCACGCGCATCCGCTCCCGCGGGCAGGGCGACGCGAACCGCACGACCTACTGGTGCCCGACCTGCCAGCGGTGA
- a CDS encoding YihY/virulence factor BrkB family protein gives MSTVPTTASRVRSVAGPLRRLSGWVVQVVSGTTRRSVADDITGVASQFAYNAFLATVPFLFVLVSIVGLVAEPDTFDEFLVDDADNAIPVELRELLRSSLRSATANTGQAALFLTIGLIAALYVSANVMGSLVGGLDRIRGVPHRPWVRGKLAALAIAIATSVLVVATTLALIGGSRLVEAVAEQIFGKGAPNVAGRILYLIGTGSLLLFTVAVYHFGPNAPRRRILASVPGALIGVALWIGVTRLFALYIENFDSYKTVYGALAGAAIYLIFLFLTCVSLLIGAEVNEQIYAMRQRHREARAAAADATRVM, from the coding sequence GTGAGCACCGTCCCCACCACGGCCTCGCGCGTGCGATCCGTCGCGGGCCCGCTGCGCCGCCTCTCCGGATGGGTCGTCCAGGTCGTCAGCGGGACGACCCGCCGGTCCGTCGCCGACGACATCACCGGCGTCGCGAGCCAGTTCGCCTACAACGCCTTCCTCGCGACGGTTCCGTTCCTGTTCGTGCTCGTCTCGATCGTCGGGCTCGTGGCGGAGCCGGACACCTTCGACGAGTTCCTCGTCGACGACGCCGACAACGCCATCCCCGTCGAGCTGCGCGAGCTGCTCCGCTCGTCGCTGCGGTCCGCGACGGCGAACACCGGCCAGGCCGCCCTGTTCCTGACGATCGGCCTGATCGCCGCCCTGTACGTCTCGGCGAACGTCATGGGGTCCCTCGTCGGAGGGCTCGACCGCATCCGCGGCGTCCCGCACCGCCCGTGGGTGCGCGGCAAGCTGGCGGCGCTCGCGATCGCGATCGCGACGAGCGTCCTGGTCGTCGCGACGACGCTGGCGCTGATCGGCGGGTCGCGCCTGGTGGAGGCCGTCGCCGAGCAGATCTTCGGCAAGGGCGCGCCGAACGTCGCGGGCCGCATCCTCTACCTCATCGGCACCGGCAGCCTGCTCCTCTTCACCGTCGCGGTGTACCACTTCGGGCCGAACGCGCCGCGCCGGCGCATCCTCGCGTCGGTGCCGGGGGCGCTGATCGGCGTCGCCCTGTGGATCGGCGTGACCCGCCTGTTCGCCCTCTACATCGAGAACTTCGACTCGTACAAGACCGTCTACGGGGCGCTCGCCGGCGCCGCGATCTACCTGATCTTCCTGTTCCTGACCTGCGTGTCGCTCCTCATCGGGGCGGAGGTCAACGAACAGATCTACGCGATGCGCCAGCGCCACCGCGAGGCGCGCGCCGCCGCGGCCGACGCGACCCGGGTGATGTAG
- a CDS encoding NAD(P)-dependent oxidoreductase, with product MRIGFVGAGLMGSGMIRNLADAGHEVVLHARTSSRAAGLPVTLAGSIAEAMDGADLACSCVTDSPDVRVVVDGLLDAASPPPVLVEMSTIAPAVARELAERCAARGVAYLDCPVSGGPTGAAAGTLAVMCGGDADALARAVPALDAMGDPEKRFHCGPVGLGLVAKLVNNMLVATITTATAEALGRGQRAGLDPALAREIVMRSSGDSWQLRNLFARVLEGDHVPGFTVRNLLKDLGHARDLDDRVPPLADAAADLLRQVPADLDYGAVARLTMDLPGE from the coding sequence ATGCGGATCGGCTTCGTCGGCGCGGGACTGATGGGATCCGGGATGATCCGCAACCTCGCGGACGCCGGGCACGAGGTCGTCCTCCACGCCCGGACGTCGTCGCGGGCCGCGGGACTCCCCGTCACCCTGGCCGGGTCGATCGCCGAGGCGATGGACGGCGCCGACCTCGCGTGCTCGTGCGTCACCGACTCCCCCGACGTGCGGGTCGTCGTGGACGGCCTGCTGGACGCCGCCTCCCCGCCCCCGGTGCTCGTCGAGATGAGCACCATCGCCCCCGCCGTCGCCCGGGAGCTCGCGGAGCGCTGCGCCGCGCGCGGCGTGGCGTACCTCGACTGCCCGGTCAGCGGCGGCCCCACGGGCGCGGCGGCCGGCACGCTCGCCGTCATGTGCGGCGGCGACGCCGACGCCCTCGCCCGGGCCGTCCCCGCACTCGACGCGATGGGCGACCCGGAGAAGCGGTTCCACTGCGGACCCGTCGGCCTCGGGCTCGTCGCGAAGCTGGTGAACAACATGCTCGTCGCGACCATCACGACGGCCACGGCGGAGGCCCTCGGCCGCGGTCAGCGCGCCGGCCTGGACCCGGCGCTCGCCCGGGAGATCGTGATGCGGTCGTCCGGCGACTCGTGGCAGCTGCGCAACCTCTTCGCGCGGGTGCTGGAGGGCGACCACGTCCCCGGCTTCACGGTCCGCAACCTGCTGAAGGACCTGGGTCACGCCCGCGACCTCGACGACCGCGTGCCGCCGCTCGCCGACGCCGCGGCGGATCTGCTGCGACAGGTGCCCGCCGATCTCGACTACGGCGCCGTCGCCCGCCTCACGATGGACCTGCCGGGGGAGTAG